A genomic stretch from Apis cerana isolate GH-2021 linkage group LG9, AcerK_1.0, whole genome shotgun sequence includes:
- the LOC107992515 gene encoding probable serine/threonine-protein kinase DDB_G0282963 isoform X1 — protein sequence MSNPRNINGSAREGTRVVLREITASLHNCKSGTDNSVSKSAEHEVKVRFAREFADVGSITYTNPESLSSSSSFQSLNSTLSTKSSSGICPDSVPSSPQNNSYVNSNISGLDDLITGCATIHLNSEDEHSFSTLENSQDFSQDQTFASATDELAANDTKNLATEISLTDDFQKAVEVVENNLETHELDSPLNTTQNIQERSLLGTVCIKEPLPVAIVSNRRNSFIQIDIERSPKNNNNLNNHQANNSFNGDDEASLSQCHNTEESNLNSTFVCLSPSKEITDVTKEESSILKNNSNEDHSLPVDFVPYNIVNSISNSTSVFAEYGEEPSLPSIPTFSSLLTSTESSKLNVSDTQEVEDNVKNSLTNNSNVTINISSHTEVTNSIQNLENKNNSTESNSPNFSNNVVSDEQICLDNISFVESKTPEVQENLTKDICQEIENNDIVENNNLSSAKKDSFKVNDIAFQKKEEGIIISDDFFDKKNVNDSNQINVINFSTKEEENQEIEEHGSSEEKLDTTIILQDVSLTLETVSEVEQYTDFKPQRQSTSLDTFNIEQPNFEELKSAAEQVANDIFQSSLECSEDNNPFVSATSEIFQDPTSFDFLTNYDNKKTINRFRTDSLYVKFDPLVADTSMLPQGNTQSINEEQNGKSENISENIDISKRNPAIAAIDRLLFYSPVSTKMTQKTNEIQEKIAIKEESVEESKSDTSLIIDVNMSKELELVRTTVLQLEKELEKQKKEYEAELEKQKNENFSFQEKINKLQAQIAQEIKSKSQMTVVVEEYEKSISRLLTEKERDRTNFEQEKAKLQEELQVANVHLNNTEAAFNDVHQKYERLKGVVSTCKSNETLLKESIQENMETIKCLETRYDQLKNHAMTELEKANFELDAIRKQHEDETVKLHAMLRKAELKSNSLAELVEQKTKENKELTQILDEVIARVGHQNAE from the exons ATGTCAAATCCAAGGAACATTAATGGTTCGGCTCGTGAAGGAACTCGAGTAGTACTCCGTGAAATCACTGCATCTCTTCATAATTGCAAg aGTGGTACCGACAATTCCGTGTCGAAGAGTGCGGAGCATGAGGTGAAAGTTCGATTTGCTCGAGAGTTCGCTGATGTTGGATCGATCACCTACACGAATCCAGAAAGTCTATCCTCATCTAGCAGTTTTCAGAGTCTCAATAGTACTTTAAGCACAAAGAGTAGCAGCGGTATTTGTCCAGACTCCGTACCTTCGAGTCCTCAGAATAATTCTTATgtgaattcaaatatatctgGCTTGGACGATTTGATTACTGGTTGTGCGACAATACATTTGAACAGTGAGGACGAACATTCATTTAGTACGCTTGAAAATTCTCAGGACTTCAGTCAAGATCAAACATTCGCATCTGCTACTGATGAATTAGCAGCTAATGACACTAAAAATCTCGCAACTGAGATCTCGTTGACAGATGATTTTCAAAAGGCAGTTGAAGTCGTCGAAAACAACTTAGAGACTCATGAATTAGACTCACCACTTAATACTACACAGAATATTCAGGAACGATCTCTTTTAGGTACAGTTTGTATCAAAGAACCTCTTCCTGTAGCAATTGTATCAAATAGGAGAAATAGTTTTATACAAATAGATATAGAAAGATCTcctaaaaacaataataatttaaataatcatcaagccaataatagttttaatggCGATGATGAGGCTTCACTGTCACAATGTCATAATACAGaggaatctaatttaaattcgacATTTGTATGTTTATCACCCAGTAAAGAAATCACAGATGTTACTAAAGAAGAATCTagtatattaaagaataactCAAACGAAGATCATTCTTTGCCTGTGGATTTTGTACCTTATAACATTGTAAATTCTATATCTAATTCAACTTCTGTGTTCGCGGAATATGGTGAAGAACCGTCATTACCTAGTATACCGACGTTTTCTTCCTTACTGACTAGTACAGAGTCCTCGAAATTGAATGTAAGCGATACTCAAGAAGTCGaagataatgtaaaaaattcattgacaaataattctaatgtaacaataaatatatcttcacACACTGAAGTGACAAATTCCATTCAAaacttagaaaataaaaataattcgacaGAATCAAATTCAccgaatttttctaataatgttGTAAGCGATGAGCAAATTtgtttagataatatttcttttgttgaaTCAAAAACGCCTGAagttcaagaaaatttaactaAAGATATTTgtcaagaaattgaaaataacgaTATTGTTGAAAACAATAATCTTTCTTCGGCAAAAAAAGATAGCTTCAAGGTAAATGATATTGcttttcaaaagaaagaagaaggaattaTTATCTCAgatgatttttttgataagaaaaatgtGAATGATTCGAATcagataaatgtaataaatttttctacaaaagaagaagaaaatcagGAAATAGAAGAACACGGGTCTTCCGAAGAAAAGTTAGATACTACTATTATTCTACAAGATGTTTCTTTGACTTTGGAAACTGTATCGGAAGTAGAACAGTATACGGATTTTAAACCGCAACGACAGAGCACATCATtggatacatttaatattgagCAACCAAATTTCGAAGAACTGAAATCTGCTGCTGAACAAGTTGccaatgatatttttcaatcttcatTGGAGTGTTCAGAAGATAACAACCCCTTCGTTAGTGCAACATCTGAaa TCTTCCAAGATCCTACGAGTTTCGACTTTTTGACAAATTACGACAACAAGAAAACTATTAATCGCTTCAGAACCGATTCTTTGTATGTAAAATTTGATCCATTGGTAGCTGATACCAGTATGTTACCTCAAGGCAATACACAATCTATAAACGAGGAACAAAACGgcaaaagtgaaaatatatcagaaaatattgatatatctaAACGTAATCCTGCTATAGCAGCTATCGAtagattacttttttatagtcCTGTTTCTACAAAAATGACGCAGAAAACGAATGAAATTCAAGAGAAAATAGCAATCAAA gaAGAATCTGTAGAAGAATCGAAATCCGACACTTCACTTATTATTGATGTTAATATGAGTAAGGAATTAGAATTAGTACGGACAACTGTATtgcaattagaaaaagaattagaaaaacaaaagaaagaatatgaaGCTGAGTTAGAGAAGCAAAAGaatgagaatttttcttttcaagaaaaaattaataaattacaagcaCAAATAgcacaagaaataaaaagtaaatctcAAATGAC ggTTGTAGTcgaagaatatgaaaaatcgattaGTCGACTGCTCacggaaaaagaaagggatcGTACAAATTTTGAACAAGAGAAAGCAAAACTTCAAGAGGAACTACAAGTTGCAAATGTTCATTTAAACAATACAGAGGCCGCTTTTAATGATGTTCATCAAAAGTATGAAAGGCTTAAAGGAGTAGTATCCACATGTAAAAGTaatgaaacattattaaaagaaagtatTCAGGAAAATATGGAAACTATAAAATGTTTGGAAACGCGATACGATCAATTGAAGAATCATGCTATGACCGAACTCGAAAA agctaattttgaattagatgCTATACGAAAACAACATGAAGATGAAACAGTAAAACTTCATGCAATGCTAAGGAAAGcagaattaaaaagtaattcatTGGCTGAATTGGTTGAAcagaaaactaaagaaaataaagaattaacacAAATATTGGATGAAGTGATTGCCAGGGTGGGTCATCAAAATGCggaataa
- the LOC107992515 gene encoding probable serine/threonine-protein kinase DDB_G0282963 isoform X2, whose product MGNFIFKSGTDNSVSKSAEHEVKVRFAREFADVGSITYTNPESLSSSSSFQSLNSTLSTKSSSGICPDSVPSSPQNNSYVNSNISGLDDLITGCATIHLNSEDEHSFSTLENSQDFSQDQTFASATDELAANDTKNLATEISLTDDFQKAVEVVENNLETHELDSPLNTTQNIQERSLLGTVCIKEPLPVAIVSNRRNSFIQIDIERSPKNNNNLNNHQANNSFNGDDEASLSQCHNTEESNLNSTFVCLSPSKEITDVTKEESSILKNNSNEDHSLPVDFVPYNIVNSISNSTSVFAEYGEEPSLPSIPTFSSLLTSTESSKLNVSDTQEVEDNVKNSLTNNSNVTINISSHTEVTNSIQNLENKNNSTESNSPNFSNNVVSDEQICLDNISFVESKTPEVQENLTKDICQEIENNDIVENNNLSSAKKDSFKVNDIAFQKKEEGIIISDDFFDKKNVNDSNQINVINFSTKEEENQEIEEHGSSEEKLDTTIILQDVSLTLETVSEVEQYTDFKPQRQSTSLDTFNIEQPNFEELKSAAEQVANDIFQSSLECSEDNNPFVSATSEIFQDPTSFDFLTNYDNKKTINRFRTDSLYVKFDPLVADTSMLPQGNTQSINEEQNGKSENISENIDISKRNPAIAAIDRLLFYSPVSTKMTQKTNEIQEKIAIKEESVEESKSDTSLIIDVNMSKELELVRTTVLQLEKELEKQKKEYEAELEKQKNENFSFQEKINKLQAQIAQEIKSKSQMTVVVEEYEKSISRLLTEKERDRTNFEQEKAKLQEELQVANVHLNNTEAAFNDVHQKYERLKGVVSTCKSNETLLKESIQENMETIKCLETRYDQLKNHAMTELEKANFELDAIRKQHEDETVKLHAMLRKAELKSNSLAELVEQKTKENKELTQILDEVIARVGHQNAE is encoded by the exons ATGGGGAATTTCATCTTTAAG aGTGGTACCGACAATTCCGTGTCGAAGAGTGCGGAGCATGAGGTGAAAGTTCGATTTGCTCGAGAGTTCGCTGATGTTGGATCGATCACCTACACGAATCCAGAAAGTCTATCCTCATCTAGCAGTTTTCAGAGTCTCAATAGTACTTTAAGCACAAAGAGTAGCAGCGGTATTTGTCCAGACTCCGTACCTTCGAGTCCTCAGAATAATTCTTATgtgaattcaaatatatctgGCTTGGACGATTTGATTACTGGTTGTGCGACAATACATTTGAACAGTGAGGACGAACATTCATTTAGTACGCTTGAAAATTCTCAGGACTTCAGTCAAGATCAAACATTCGCATCTGCTACTGATGAATTAGCAGCTAATGACACTAAAAATCTCGCAACTGAGATCTCGTTGACAGATGATTTTCAAAAGGCAGTTGAAGTCGTCGAAAACAACTTAGAGACTCATGAATTAGACTCACCACTTAATACTACACAGAATATTCAGGAACGATCTCTTTTAGGTACAGTTTGTATCAAAGAACCTCTTCCTGTAGCAATTGTATCAAATAGGAGAAATAGTTTTATACAAATAGATATAGAAAGATCTcctaaaaacaataataatttaaataatcatcaagccaataatagttttaatggCGATGATGAGGCTTCACTGTCACAATGTCATAATACAGaggaatctaatttaaattcgacATTTGTATGTTTATCACCCAGTAAAGAAATCACAGATGTTACTAAAGAAGAATCTagtatattaaagaataactCAAACGAAGATCATTCTTTGCCTGTGGATTTTGTACCTTATAACATTGTAAATTCTATATCTAATTCAACTTCTGTGTTCGCGGAATATGGTGAAGAACCGTCATTACCTAGTATACCGACGTTTTCTTCCTTACTGACTAGTACAGAGTCCTCGAAATTGAATGTAAGCGATACTCAAGAAGTCGaagataatgtaaaaaattcattgacaaataattctaatgtaacaataaatatatcttcacACACTGAAGTGACAAATTCCATTCAAaacttagaaaataaaaataattcgacaGAATCAAATTCAccgaatttttctaataatgttGTAAGCGATGAGCAAATTtgtttagataatatttcttttgttgaaTCAAAAACGCCTGAagttcaagaaaatttaactaAAGATATTTgtcaagaaattgaaaataacgaTATTGTTGAAAACAATAATCTTTCTTCGGCAAAAAAAGATAGCTTCAAGGTAAATGATATTGcttttcaaaagaaagaagaaggaattaTTATCTCAgatgatttttttgataagaaaaatgtGAATGATTCGAATcagataaatgtaataaatttttctacaaaagaagaagaaaatcagGAAATAGAAGAACACGGGTCTTCCGAAGAAAAGTTAGATACTACTATTATTCTACAAGATGTTTCTTTGACTTTGGAAACTGTATCGGAAGTAGAACAGTATACGGATTTTAAACCGCAACGACAGAGCACATCATtggatacatttaatattgagCAACCAAATTTCGAAGAACTGAAATCTGCTGCTGAACAAGTTGccaatgatatttttcaatcttcatTGGAGTGTTCAGAAGATAACAACCCCTTCGTTAGTGCAACATCTGAaa TCTTCCAAGATCCTACGAGTTTCGACTTTTTGACAAATTACGACAACAAGAAAACTATTAATCGCTTCAGAACCGATTCTTTGTATGTAAAATTTGATCCATTGGTAGCTGATACCAGTATGTTACCTCAAGGCAATACACAATCTATAAACGAGGAACAAAACGgcaaaagtgaaaatatatcagaaaatattgatatatctaAACGTAATCCTGCTATAGCAGCTATCGAtagattacttttttatagtcCTGTTTCTACAAAAATGACGCAGAAAACGAATGAAATTCAAGAGAAAATAGCAATCAAA gaAGAATCTGTAGAAGAATCGAAATCCGACACTTCACTTATTATTGATGTTAATATGAGTAAGGAATTAGAATTAGTACGGACAACTGTATtgcaattagaaaaagaattagaaaaacaaaagaaagaatatgaaGCTGAGTTAGAGAAGCAAAAGaatgagaatttttcttttcaagaaaaaattaataaattacaagcaCAAATAgcacaagaaataaaaagtaaatctcAAATGAC ggTTGTAGTcgaagaatatgaaaaatcgattaGTCGACTGCTCacggaaaaagaaagggatcGTACAAATTTTGAACAAGAGAAAGCAAAACTTCAAGAGGAACTACAAGTTGCAAATGTTCATTTAAACAATACAGAGGCCGCTTTTAATGATGTTCATCAAAAGTATGAAAGGCTTAAAGGAGTAGTATCCACATGTAAAAGTaatgaaacattattaaaagaaagtatTCAGGAAAATATGGAAACTATAAAATGTTTGGAAACGCGATACGATCAATTGAAGAATCATGCTATGACCGAACTCGAAAA agctaattttgaattagatgCTATACGAAAACAACATGAAGATGAAACAGTAAAACTTCATGCAATGCTAAGGAAAGcagaattaaaaagtaattcatTGGCTGAATTGGTTGAAcagaaaactaaagaaaataaagaattaacacAAATATTGGATGAAGTGATTGCCAGGGTGGGTCATCAAAATGCggaataa
- the LOC107992515 gene encoding probable serine/threonine-protein kinase DDB_G0282963 isoform X3 — translation MEYINKLLHRAVAIPARTSMSPSPLPSPTSPSGTDNSVSKSAEHEVKVRFAREFADVGSITYTNPESLSSSSSFQSLNSTLSTKSSSGICPDSVPSSPQNNSYVNSNISGLDDLITGCATIHLNSEDEHSFSTLENSQDFSQDQTFASATDELAANDTKNLATEISLTDDFQKAVEVVENNLETHELDSPLNTTQNIQERSLLGTVCIKEPLPVAIVSNRRNSFIQIDIERSPKNNNNLNNHQANNSFNGDDEASLSQCHNTEESNLNSTFVCLSPSKEITDVTKEESSILKNNSNEDHSLPVDFVPYNIVNSISNSTSVFAEYGEEPSLPSIPTFSSLLTSTESSKLNVSDTQEVEDNVKNSLTNNSNVTINISSHTEVTNSIQNLENKNNSTESNSPNFSNNVVSDEQICLDNISFVESKTPEVQENLTKDICQEIENNDIVENNNLSSAKKDSFKVNDIAFQKKEEGIIISDDFFDKKNVNDSNQINVINFSTKEEENQEIEEHGSSEEKLDTTIILQDVSLTLETVSEVEQYTDFKPQRQSTSLDTFNIEQPNFEELKSAAEQVANDIFQSSLECSEDNNPFVSATSEIFQDPTSFDFLTNYDNKKTINRFRTDSLYVKFDPLVADTSMLPQGNTQSINEEQNGKSENISENIDISKRNPAIAAIDRLLFYSPVSTKMTQKTNEIQEKIAIKEESVEESKSDTSLIIDVNMSKELELVRTTVLQLEKELEKQKKEYEAELEKQKNENFSFQEKINKLQAQIAQEIKSKSQMTVVVEEYEKSISRLLTEKERDRTNFEQEKAKLQEELQVANVHLNNTEAAFNDVHQKYERLKGVVSTCKSNETLLKESIQENMETIKCLETRYDQLKNHAMTELEK, via the exons atggaGTATATCAATAAGCTGCTTCATCGAGCTGTTGCGATCCCAGCAAGGACATCAATGTCGCCATCACCATTGCCATCGCCTACGTCGCCG aGTGGTACCGACAATTCCGTGTCGAAGAGTGCGGAGCATGAGGTGAAAGTTCGATTTGCTCGAGAGTTCGCTGATGTTGGATCGATCACCTACACGAATCCAGAAAGTCTATCCTCATCTAGCAGTTTTCAGAGTCTCAATAGTACTTTAAGCACAAAGAGTAGCAGCGGTATTTGTCCAGACTCCGTACCTTCGAGTCCTCAGAATAATTCTTATgtgaattcaaatatatctgGCTTGGACGATTTGATTACTGGTTGTGCGACAATACATTTGAACAGTGAGGACGAACATTCATTTAGTACGCTTGAAAATTCTCAGGACTTCAGTCAAGATCAAACATTCGCATCTGCTACTGATGAATTAGCAGCTAATGACACTAAAAATCTCGCAACTGAGATCTCGTTGACAGATGATTTTCAAAAGGCAGTTGAAGTCGTCGAAAACAACTTAGAGACTCATGAATTAGACTCACCACTTAATACTACACAGAATATTCAGGAACGATCTCTTTTAGGTACAGTTTGTATCAAAGAACCTCTTCCTGTAGCAATTGTATCAAATAGGAGAAATAGTTTTATACAAATAGATATAGAAAGATCTcctaaaaacaataataatttaaataatcatcaagccaataatagttttaatggCGATGATGAGGCTTCACTGTCACAATGTCATAATACAGaggaatctaatttaaattcgacATTTGTATGTTTATCACCCAGTAAAGAAATCACAGATGTTACTAAAGAAGAATCTagtatattaaagaataactCAAACGAAGATCATTCTTTGCCTGTGGATTTTGTACCTTATAACATTGTAAATTCTATATCTAATTCAACTTCTGTGTTCGCGGAATATGGTGAAGAACCGTCATTACCTAGTATACCGACGTTTTCTTCCTTACTGACTAGTACAGAGTCCTCGAAATTGAATGTAAGCGATACTCAAGAAGTCGaagataatgtaaaaaattcattgacaaataattctaatgtaacaataaatatatcttcacACACTGAAGTGACAAATTCCATTCAAaacttagaaaataaaaataattcgacaGAATCAAATTCAccgaatttttctaataatgttGTAAGCGATGAGCAAATTtgtttagataatatttcttttgttgaaTCAAAAACGCCTGAagttcaagaaaatttaactaAAGATATTTgtcaagaaattgaaaataacgaTATTGTTGAAAACAATAATCTTTCTTCGGCAAAAAAAGATAGCTTCAAGGTAAATGATATTGcttttcaaaagaaagaagaaggaattaTTATCTCAgatgatttttttgataagaaaaatgtGAATGATTCGAATcagataaatgtaataaatttttctacaaaagaagaagaaaatcagGAAATAGAAGAACACGGGTCTTCCGAAGAAAAGTTAGATACTACTATTATTCTACAAGATGTTTCTTTGACTTTGGAAACTGTATCGGAAGTAGAACAGTATACGGATTTTAAACCGCAACGACAGAGCACATCATtggatacatttaatattgagCAACCAAATTTCGAAGAACTGAAATCTGCTGCTGAACAAGTTGccaatgatatttttcaatcttcatTGGAGTGTTCAGAAGATAACAACCCCTTCGTTAGTGCAACATCTGAaa TCTTCCAAGATCCTACGAGTTTCGACTTTTTGACAAATTACGACAACAAGAAAACTATTAATCGCTTCAGAACCGATTCTTTGTATGTAAAATTTGATCCATTGGTAGCTGATACCAGTATGTTACCTCAAGGCAATACACAATCTATAAACGAGGAACAAAACGgcaaaagtgaaaatatatcagaaaatattgatatatctaAACGTAATCCTGCTATAGCAGCTATCGAtagattacttttttatagtcCTGTTTCTACAAAAATGACGCAGAAAACGAATGAAATTCAAGAGAAAATAGCAATCAAA gaAGAATCTGTAGAAGAATCGAAATCCGACACTTCACTTATTATTGATGTTAATATGAGTAAGGAATTAGAATTAGTACGGACAACTGTATtgcaattagaaaaagaattagaaaaacaaaagaaagaatatgaaGCTGAGTTAGAGAAGCAAAAGaatgagaatttttcttttcaagaaaaaattaataaattacaagcaCAAATAgcacaagaaataaaaagtaaatctcAAATGAC ggTTGTAGTcgaagaatatgaaaaatcgattaGTCGACTGCTCacggaaaaagaaagggatcGTACAAATTTTGAACAAGAGAAAGCAAAACTTCAAGAGGAACTACAAGTTGCAAATGTTCATTTAAACAATACAGAGGCCGCTTTTAATGATGTTCATCAAAAGTATGAAAGGCTTAAAGGAGTAGTATCCACATGTAAAAGTaatgaaacattattaaaagaaagtatTCAGGAAAATATGGAAACTATAAAATGTTTGGAAACGCGATACGATCAATTGAAGAATCATGCTATGACCGAACTCGAAAAGtaa
- the LOC107992532 gene encoding uncharacterized protein LOC107992532 — protein MDCCYSSKDGSTTTQKELPNISSPEMFDSEDEDDKKDNELLVNEIPIIVNEKLEKPSQADLIAKSDNDILAKINKLLSGVPPPPKLTICRIDCSELLLRIYENQHLFWTPCALPEKYIQQDLNRGFPEQQKENISTNNYRHIKSTSRNLSTAFDACDPQYQSNISNNIDTVDLKNICSDNFRIKKAVPNNEQVQVTTTVNKVKQESVVIAPQQSLLYYTINEKNVNTLTWPEAYYHKFHGIHYNRNKAVEEFESLTSKLCSRYIGAETQSTCTVWFSKPAPGSAKKRNLLANRNNGQSPGKRLSHLTKRRKVFSSANLQGLALNNKKLLVLNIKKPTIKKGKSPRGKSPRGKSPRGKSPRGTPRSSTKKKVARRLILDGSNPLKSKIETSKRALFQSPPPSDLPGPSKLLANDSNSIRIKRALFTQNTKESDSDKSQNTEESRKRKNEEELEGPRCKWAKSLSFDCSHELHNNTVSSWDRHSSSSIIERNKSSLHEGRCELSETHRKKLLWAVAEALRDKGIGMTHPQFKQYATNLARTIKKLMPDLENKNIPRKPGSTSDRMLKLAKYHVLFVIDARPTD, from the exons ATGGATTGCTGTTATTCTAGCAAAGATGGAAGTACCACAACTCAAAAAGAGCTTCCAAACATCTCTAGTCCAGAGATGTTCGATAGTGAAGATGAAGATGACAAAAAGGATAATGAACTACTTGTAAATGAAATACCAATAATAGTTAatgaaaaacttgaaaaaccTTCTCAAGCTGACTTGATTGCAAAATCTGATAATGATATACtagcaaaaattaataaactgcTGAGTGGTGTACCACCACCACCTAAACTTACAATTTGTAGAATAGATTGctcagaattattattacgtatttatGAGAATCAACATTTATTTTGGACACCATGTGCATTaccagaaaaatatatacagcaAGATCTAAATAGAGGATTTCCAGaacaacaaaaagaaaatattagtacaaataattatcgtCATATCAAAAGCACATCTAGAAATTTAAGTACTGCTTTTGATGCTTGTGATCCACAATATCAaagtaatattagtaataatatagatacagtagatttaaaaaatatttgcagtgataattttagaataaagaaaGCAGTTCCTAACAATGAGCAAGTACAAGTAACCACAACTGTAAACAAGGTAAAACAAGAATCAGTTGTAATTGCACCACAACAatcattactttattatactattaatgaaaaaaatgttaatacttTGACATGGCCTGAAgcatattatcataaatttcacGGAATACA TTATAACAGAAATAAAGCAGTTGAAGAATTTGAAAGCCTTACATCAAAATTATGTAGTAGGTATATAGGAGCTGAAACTCAATCTACATGTACAGTATGGTTTTCTAAACCAGCACCAGGAAGTGCTAAAAAACGAAATCTTTTAGCTAATCGAAATAATGGTCAAAGTCCAGGAAAAAGATTAAGTCATTTAACAAAGAGACGAAAAGTATTCTCTAGTGCGAATTTACAAGGATTAgctcttaataataaaaaacttttagtattaaatattaa aAAACCTACAATTAAAAAAGGCAAAAGTCCGCGAGGTAAAAGTCCGCGAGGTAAAAGTCCACGGGGTAAAAGTCCAAGGGGAACTCCTAGAAGttcaacaaagaaaaaagtggCTCGACGACTTATTTTAGATGGATCTAATCCATTAAAATCTAAGATTGAAACATCTAAACGCGCACTTTTTCAAAGTCCTCCTCCTTCTGATCTACCTGGTCCGAGCAAATTACTTGCAAATGATTCAAATTCTATAAGAATTAAACGTGCACTATTTacacaaaatacaaaagaaagtgATTCTGATAAAAGTCAAAATACTGAGGAAtcaagaaaaaggaaaaatgaagaagaattagAAGGACCACGATGCAAATGGGCAAAAAGTTTATCTTTTGACTGCTCTCATGAATTGCATAATAATACAGTATCTTCATGGGATAGACATTCATCTAGTAgtataattgaaagaaataaatcatctTTGCATGAAGGAAGATGCGAACTTAGTGAAACTCATAGAAAG aaATTACTCTGGGCAGTAGCGGAGGCTTTACGAGATAAAGGAATAGGTATGACTCATCcacaatttaaacaatatgcTACGAATTTAGCGCGAACTATTAAAAAACTCATGCCTgatctcgaaaataaaaatattcctcgTAAACCAGGAAGCACAAGTGATCGTATGTTGAAATTAGCAAAATATCATGTTTTGTTTGTAATTGATGCAAGACCAACTGATTGA